The Xanthomonas sp. CFBP 8443 genome has a window encoding:
- a CDS encoding glycosyltransferase codes for MDERGLRGDMPLVSVLVPAFNHERFVQRCLDSVLEDPYPNKELVIVDDGSSDATAARIAEWIALHGQRIPVRFWPRENRGIAATLNHLVAMASGEFLRLGASDDYLLPGGLAAQVAYLRAAPGKTAVIGDAVVVDADGRLLHQSSMRDLHGVDKRLYLSDAGIRRAVIRHWAVSGAVALVRRSALQARVAWDEELHIEDWDFFLRLVARDALGFIDVGVCAYRLHGANASRTRHLPSRLANLTESRQVALRRAALFDAPCRTLLHAQAHYIAAKIAFLRRQPAVLGGHLLAHAWLSLLARLRPAAAAPLAERA; via the coding sequence ATGGACGAACGCGGACTGCGCGGCGACATGCCGCTGGTGTCGGTGCTGGTGCCGGCGTTCAACCATGAACGCTTCGTGCAGCGCTGCCTGGACAGCGTGCTGGAGGATCCGTATCCCAACAAGGAGCTGGTGATCGTCGACGACGGCTCCAGCGACGCCACCGCCGCGCGCATCGCCGAATGGATCGCGCTGCACGGACAGCGCATCCCGGTACGGTTCTGGCCGCGCGAGAACCGCGGCATCGCCGCCACGCTGAACCATCTGGTGGCGATGGCCAGCGGCGAATTCCTGCGTCTGGGCGCCAGCGACGATTACCTGCTGCCGGGCGGCTTGGCCGCGCAGGTCGCCTATCTGCGCGCCGCGCCAGGCAAGACCGCGGTGATCGGCGATGCGGTGGTGGTCGACGCGGACGGGCGCCTGTTGCACCAGAGCAGCATGCGCGACCTGCACGGCGTGGACAAACGCCTGTACCTGAGCGACGCCGGCATCCGCCGCGCGGTGATCCGGCACTGGGCGGTGAGCGGGGCGGTGGCCCTGGTCCGGCGCAGCGCGCTGCAGGCGCGCGTGGCCTGGGACGAAGAGCTGCACATCGAGGACTGGGACTTCTTCCTGCGCCTGGTCGCGCGCGACGCGCTGGGCTTCATCGACGTCGGCGTCTGTGCGTACCGGCTGCACGGCGCCAACGCCAGCAGGACCCGGCACCTGCCCAGCCGCCTGGCCAATCTGACCGAGTCGCGGCAGGTGGCGCTGCGCCGCGCGGCGCTGTTCGATGCGCCGTGCCGCACGCTGCTGCATGCGCAGGCGCACTACATCGCGGCCAAGATCGCGTTCCTGCGGCGCCAGCCGGCGGTGCTGGGCGGGCACCTGCTGGCGCATGCCTGGCTGTCGCTGCTGGCGCGCCTGCGGCCGGCCGCCGCGGCGCCGCTGGCCGAGCGCGCATGA
- a CDS encoding GNAT family N-acetyltransferase has translation MISVRPYTAADAPAWDALIAESRNGNLLHRRGYMDYHAERFVDASLLVERRGALLAVFPANIEGTRVVSHAGLSYAGLLSAHGLRAAAALDVFEQIAAHYRARGVHELLYKAVPHLFHASPADEDLYALHRLGARLQRRDLSSAIALREPLRFAAERRRSIGKARRAGLRVQRSDDPAPFHALLSEVLQRHDATPTHSLQELRLLCGRFPEQLVLYEVRDGESLLAGTLLYDFGRVVHTQYLACSEQGRRVDALSLLLAELIEDHYAQREYFSLGISTEQQGQVLNDGLVTQKERFGARGVVHDFYAWDLR, from the coding sequence ATGATTTCGGTTAGGCCCTATACCGCCGCCGACGCGCCGGCCTGGGACGCGTTGATCGCCGAATCCCGCAATGGCAACCTGCTGCACCGGCGCGGCTACATGGACTACCACGCCGAGCGCTTCGTCGACGCCTCGCTGCTGGTCGAACGCAGAGGTGCGCTGCTTGCGGTGTTCCCAGCCAATATCGAGGGCACGCGCGTGGTCAGCCATGCCGGGCTGAGCTATGCCGGGCTGCTGTCCGCGCATGGGCTGCGCGCGGCGGCGGCACTGGACGTGTTCGAGCAGATCGCCGCGCATTACCGCGCGCGCGGCGTGCACGAGCTGCTGTACAAGGCGGTGCCGCACCTGTTCCATGCGTCGCCGGCGGATGAGGATCTGTACGCGCTGCACCGGCTCGGCGCGCGCCTGCAACGCCGCGACCTGTCTTCGGCGATCGCCTTGCGCGAGCCGCTGCGCTTCGCCGCCGAACGACGGCGCTCGATCGGCAAGGCGCGCAGGGCCGGCCTGCGCGTTCAGCGCAGCGACGATCCGGCCCCGTTCCATGCGCTGCTGAGCGAGGTGCTGCAGCGCCACGACGCCACGCCCACCCACAGCCTGCAGGAACTGCGCCTGTTGTGCGGGCGCTTCCCGGAACAGCTGGTGCTGTACGAAGTGCGCGACGGCGAGAGCCTGCTGGCCGGCACGCTGCTGTACGACTTCGGTCGCGTGGTGCACACCCAGTACCTTGCTTGTTCCGAACAGGGCCGGCGCGTGGACGCGCTGAGCCTGCTGCTGGCCGAGCTGATCGAAGACCACTACGCGCAGCGCGAGTACTTCAGCCTGGGCATTTCCACCGAGCAGCAGGGCCAGGTGCTCAACGACGGCCTGGTCACGCAGAAGGAGCGCTTCGGCGCGCGCGGCGTGGTCCACGATTTCTACGCCTGGGACCTGCGATGA
- a CDS encoding class I SAM-dependent methyltransferase: MTANGKPGTAARAATIDPALLLETQRAFDSVAADYDGPRGNNELIQRMRTTLWDTVAAQLPVGARLIDLGCGTGLDAHEFAQRGYRVLATDWSPQMVERTWQRAQDPALQGRLSAAHVGIQQLDRIDGEFDGMYSNFGPLNCAPDLPAVAAECARLLRRDGRLVFSVIGRLCPWEVGHYALRGRFRRAAVRGARGVTAVGMNGHTIWTWYYLPREFYRAFSAHFELESYRALSLCLPPPYLVDHYRRHPRWGERLGRLDDRIGGWPLLRDMGDHFLIVMRKR, translated from the coding sequence GTGACTGCGAATGGCAAGCCCGGCACCGCTGCGCGCGCGGCGACGATCGATCCGGCGCTGCTGCTGGAGACCCAGCGCGCCTTCGATAGCGTTGCCGCCGACTACGACGGCCCGCGCGGCAACAACGAGCTGATCCAGCGCATGCGCACCACCCTGTGGGACACGGTGGCCGCGCAGTTGCCGGTCGGCGCGCGGCTGATCGACCTGGGCTGCGGCACCGGCCTGGACGCCCACGAGTTCGCGCAACGCGGCTATCGGGTGCTGGCCACCGACTGGTCGCCGCAGATGGTGGAGCGCACCTGGCAGCGGGCGCAGGACCCGGCCTTGCAGGGACGGCTCAGCGCGGCGCACGTCGGCATCCAGCAACTGGACCGCATCGACGGCGAGTTCGACGGCATGTATTCCAACTTCGGCCCGCTGAACTGCGCGCCGGACCTGCCCGCGGTGGCCGCCGAATGCGCGCGCCTGCTGCGCCGCGATGGGCGCCTGGTGTTCTCGGTGATCGGACGCCTGTGCCCGTGGGAAGTGGGCCACTACGCGCTGCGCGGGCGCTTCCGCCGCGCCGCGGTGCGTGGCGCGCGCGGGGTCACCGCGGTGGGCATGAACGGGCACACGATCTGGACCTGGTATTACCTGCCGCGCGAGTTCTACCGCGCCTTCTCCGCGCATTTCGAACTGGAATCCTATCGCGCGCTCAGCCTGTGCCTGCCGCCGCCGTACCTGGTCGACCACTATCGCCGCCACCCGCGCTGGGGCGAACGCCTGGGCCGGCTGGACGACCGCATCGGCGGCTGGCCGCTGCTGCGCGACATGGGCGATCACTTCCTGATCGTGATGCGCAAGCGCTGA
- a CDS encoding class I SAM-dependent methyltransferase, which translates to MSAVPILDPLEAYALWAASYPAHAHNPVMQAEQRAMLALLPPALHGQRVLDAGCGSGRYLLHALQRHAAHATGVDLSPQMLGRAARELDAAGAGNRYTLREGSLDALPVADAEADLSICALAVGHLPHLQPALAELHRATRPGGSVLCSDVHPIGHALGWKRDFKAAGQRYAVRHTQHLYSHWHAACAALGLAIEAVREPMLDPADIPAGAHFDPAALQVPVALVFRLRRLP; encoded by the coding sequence ATGAGCGCCGTGCCGATCCTGGACCCGCTCGAGGCCTATGCGCTGTGGGCGGCAAGCTATCCGGCGCACGCGCACAACCCGGTGATGCAGGCCGAACAGCGGGCCATGCTGGCGCTGTTGCCGCCCGCGCTGCACGGCCAGCGCGTGCTCGATGCCGGCTGCGGCAGCGGACGCTATCTGCTGCATGCGCTGCAGCGCCACGCCGCGCACGCCACCGGCGTGGACCTGTCGCCGCAGATGCTCGGCCGCGCCGCGCGCGAACTGGATGCGGCCGGCGCCGGCAATCGCTACACGCTGCGCGAAGGCAGCCTGGACGCACTGCCGGTGGCCGATGCCGAGGCCGACCTGAGCATCTGCGCCCTGGCCGTCGGGCATCTGCCGCACCTGCAGCCGGCGCTGGCCGAACTGCACCGCGCCACCCGCCCGGGCGGCAGCGTGCTGTGCAGCGACGTGCATCCGATCGGCCACGCGCTGGGCTGGAAGCGCGATTTCAAGGCCGCTGGCCAGCGCTACGCGGTGCGCCATACCCAGCACCTCTACAGCCACTGGCATGCGGCCTGCGCCGCGCTCGGGCTGGCGATCGAGGCGGTGCGCGAACCGATGCTCGATCCTGCCGACATTCCCGCCGGCGCGCACTTCGATCCTGCCGCGCTGCAGGTTCCGGTGGCGCTGGTGTTCCGGCTGCGGCGCCTGCCGTGA
- a CDS encoding Wzz/FepE/Etk N-terminal domain-containing protein, producing the protein MKEDEIYLIDLWRILRREWTWCVLPLLVALALAFAFLHVATRQWQATAWVQVGEFGPTPAGRDPKLEPFQRVIERIKTRLFQDQVLQSLGLPLNGREAALYRGSLKLDPDPYANLIELSLRADSAQQARALAAATTAQLQALHRRIQAVPMQQTRERLQDIDSELAATQAERARLLQQQAEGKGSVERQLLGDMLLSEKNTTIRSLKSERDDLRARLGARYTYDTSAPWAAYVPERPAFPNPVLVLAVGLMLGVGLGVFAAIVRNALRRRQVARMPQPQQALSGA; encoded by the coding sequence ATGAAAGAAGACGAAATCTACCTGATCGACCTGTGGCGGATCCTGCGGCGCGAATGGACGTGGTGCGTGCTGCCGCTGCTCGTCGCGCTGGCGCTGGCGTTCGCCTTCCTGCATGTCGCCACGCGCCAGTGGCAGGCCACCGCGTGGGTACAGGTCGGCGAGTTCGGCCCGACCCCGGCCGGGCGCGATCCCAAGCTGGAGCCGTTCCAGCGGGTGATCGAGCGGATCAAGACCCGGCTGTTCCAGGACCAGGTGCTGCAGAGCCTGGGCCTGCCGTTGAACGGCCGCGAGGCCGCGCTGTACCGCGGCAGTCTGAAGCTGGACCCGGATCCCTATGCCAACCTGATCGAGCTGAGCCTGCGCGCCGATTCGGCGCAGCAGGCGCGCGCCCTGGCTGCGGCGACGACAGCGCAGTTGCAGGCGTTGCATCGGCGCATCCAGGCCGTGCCGATGCAACAGACGCGCGAACGCCTGCAGGACATCGACAGCGAACTCGCCGCGACCCAGGCCGAGCGCGCGCGCCTGCTGCAACAGCAGGCAGAAGGCAAGGGCAGCGTCGAGCGGCAATTGCTCGGCGACATGCTGCTGTCGGAGAAGAACACGACCATCCGCAGCCTGAAGTCCGAGCGCGACGACCTGCGCGCCCGGCTCGGCGCGCGCTATACCTACGACACCTCCGCGCCATGGGCGGCCTACGTGCCCGAACGCCCGGCATTTCCCAATCCGGTGCTGGTACTGGCGGTGGGACTGATGCTGGGCGTGGGACTCGGCGTGTTCGCCGCGATCGTCCGCAACGCGCTGCGGCGCCGGCAGGTGGCACGCATGCCGCAGCCTCAGCAGGCCCTTAGCGGCGCATAA
- a CDS encoding DegT/DnrJ/EryC1/StrS family aminotransferase, which produces MSVPFLDLRALNARYADELKAAAARVIDSGWYVLGEELDAFEREFAAYCGTGHAIGVGNGMDALSLILRGYRELGRLCDGDEVIVPGNTFIASFLAISENRLLPVPVEPDPVSFNLDPASVERAIGPRTRAIMAVHLYGQLADMAALRTLARQHGLLLIEDAAQAHGARLQGRHAGSFGDAAGFSFFPGKNLGALGDGGAVTTDDAALAAQIRMLRNYGSDIKYRHLVQGVNSRLDEMQAALLRVKLHYLDADIALRRDVARRYRAGIAHPQLQLPQVADEAAHAWHLFVVRCARRDALQRHLLASGIHCVVHYPQPPHRQPAYAALSGLSLPLCEQLHREVLSLPIDPTLDAAAVERVIGACLAFEASAA; this is translated from the coding sequence ATGAGCGTGCCGTTCCTGGACCTGCGCGCGCTCAACGCCCGCTATGCCGACGAACTAAAGGCCGCGGCGGCACGGGTCATCGACTCGGGCTGGTACGTGCTGGGCGAGGAGCTCGACGCGTTCGAGCGCGAGTTCGCCGCCTATTGCGGCACCGGGCATGCGATCGGCGTGGGCAACGGCATGGACGCGCTGAGCCTGATCCTGCGCGGCTACCGCGAACTGGGCCGGCTGTGCGACGGCGACGAGGTGATCGTGCCGGGCAACACCTTTATCGCCAGCTTCCTGGCGATCAGCGAGAACCGATTGCTGCCGGTGCCGGTGGAGCCGGATCCGGTCAGCTTCAACCTGGATCCGGCCAGCGTGGAGCGGGCGATCGGCCCACGCACACGGGCGATCATGGCGGTGCATCTGTACGGCCAGCTGGCGGACATGGCCGCGTTGCGGACGCTGGCGCGGCAGCATGGCCTGCTGCTGATCGAGGACGCGGCGCAGGCGCACGGCGCGCGCCTGCAGGGGCGCCACGCCGGCAGTTTCGGCGACGCCGCCGGCTTCAGTTTCTTCCCCGGCAAGAACTTGGGTGCGCTCGGCGATGGCGGCGCGGTCACGACCGACGACGCCGCGCTGGCTGCGCAGATCCGGATGCTGCGCAACTACGGGTCGGACATCAAGTACCGGCACCTGGTGCAAGGCGTGAACTCGCGCCTGGACGAAATGCAGGCGGCGCTGCTGCGGGTCAAGCTGCACTACCTGGATGCCGACATCGCCCTGCGCCGCGATGTGGCGCGGCGCTATCGCGCCGGTATCGCGCATCCGCAACTGCAGTTGCCGCAGGTGGCCGACGAGGCGGCTCACGCCTGGCATCTGTTCGTGGTGCGCTGCGCCCGGCGCGACGCGCTGCAGCGCCATCTGCTGGCCAGCGGCATTCACTGCGTGGTGCACTATCCGCAGCCGCCGCACCGGCAGCCGGCCTATGCCGCACTGAGCGGGCTCAGCCTGCCGCTGTGCGAGCAACTGCATCGCGAGGTGCTGAGCCTGCCGATCGACCCGACCCTGGATGCGGCCGCGGTGGAGCGGGTGATCGGCGCCTGCCTGGCGTTCGAGGCCAGCGCGGCATGA
- a CDS encoding acetyltransferase, whose product MAKPLVIIGAGELAQIACEYFSHDSDYEVLAISAERDYIVAPTLAERPVVAYEDLERLYPPGEVEAFVAIPASGLNRLRTRFFLDAKRRGYRLASYVSSRAFVWRNAQLGENCFVFEGNVVQPFTRIGDNCILWSGNHIGHRTVIHDHVFVASHAVISGYCEIGQSSFVGVNATFSDGVKVAADNVIGAGALVTRDTEPGRVYVGAPARAVAGKSSFDVTL is encoded by the coding sequence ATGGCGAAACCGCTGGTCATCATCGGCGCGGGCGAATTGGCGCAGATCGCCTGCGAGTACTTCAGCCACGACAGCGACTACGAGGTGCTGGCCATCAGCGCCGAGCGCGACTACATCGTCGCGCCGACGCTGGCCGAGCGCCCGGTGGTGGCGTACGAAGACCTGGAGCGGCTGTACCCGCCGGGCGAGGTCGAGGCGTTCGTGGCGATTCCCGCCAGCGGCCTCAACCGCCTGCGCACGCGGTTCTTCCTCGACGCCAAGCGCCGCGGCTATCGCCTGGCCAGCTACGTCAGTTCGCGCGCCTTCGTCTGGCGCAATGCGCAGCTGGGCGAGAACTGTTTCGTGTTCGAAGGCAATGTGGTGCAGCCGTTCACCCGCATCGGCGACAACTGCATCCTGTGGAGCGGCAACCACATCGGTCACCGCACGGTGATCCACGACCACGTGTTCGTCGCCTCGCATGCGGTGATTTCCGGCTACTGCGAGATCGGCCAGAGCAGTTTCGTCGGGGTCAATGCCACCTTCAGCGACGGGGTCAAGGTCGCCGCGGACAACGTGATCGGTGCCGGCGCGCTGGTCACCCGCGACACCGAGCCGGGCCGGGTCTACGTCGGCGCGCCGGCGCGCGCGGTGGCCGGCAAGTCCAGCTTCGACGTGACGCTCTGA
- a CDS encoding radical SAM protein, with protein MPSTPNTLLVNPTITSRGNARFPLALLNLAAALDRSGDCRIIDGNVDRGFIDSALQALQQQRYDAVGISVMGGPQIAPSIALSTAIRERFPAMPIVWGGYFPTLYTDTALSAPYVDYAIRAQGEDTLPELVAALRGEGPSLAQIDGLSWKQDGAIVHNRNRGFSRGEAAPALPYAKLGDPRQYLGRSFLGRRTASHQAALGCRFRCTFCGVAAMFGGATALPTAARLERELRYLKEELGADSIQFFDHNFFDREAEMIPLLEVMAKLEMPWWCYARADALLNLSESTWTLVRKSRLRMAYIGAESPSGAMLKEIRKGTRPDQTLEVAELCRRNGVIPELSFMVAPPQDTVHATEQTFEFIRELKQINPQSEIIVYVYTPLPEASRHEKDRGKRASMPLRDLHGAPVEFPRTPEEWTQPQWVDYACHADAPWLDDALRQRIRDFVTVLGCRYPTAQDLRSPRWAKRGLSAMAAWRYRYRRYDRPWELNLANWLVRLRRPQVSGI; from the coding sequence ATGCCTTCCACACCGAACACGCTGCTGGTCAATCCGACCATCACCTCGCGCGGCAATGCCCGCTTCCCGCTGGCGCTGCTGAACCTGGCCGCGGCGCTGGACCGCAGCGGCGACTGCCGCATCATCGACGGCAACGTCGATCGCGGCTTCATCGACAGCGCGCTGCAGGCGTTGCAGCAACAACGCTACGACGCGGTCGGCATCAGCGTCATGGGCGGGCCGCAGATCGCGCCGTCGATCGCGCTGTCCACGGCGATCCGCGAACGCTTCCCGGCCATGCCGATCGTTTGGGGCGGCTATTTCCCGACCCTGTATACCGACACCGCGCTGAGCGCGCCGTACGTGGACTACGCGATCCGCGCGCAGGGCGAGGACACGCTGCCGGAACTGGTCGCGGCGTTGCGTGGCGAAGGCCCCAGCCTGGCGCAGATCGACGGGCTGTCGTGGAAACAGGACGGCGCGATCGTGCACAACCGCAATCGCGGCTTCAGCCGCGGCGAGGCGGCACCGGCGCTGCCGTACGCCAAGCTCGGCGACCCGCGCCAGTACCTGGGCCGCAGCTTCCTCGGCCGCCGCACCGCCTCGCACCAGGCCGCGCTGGGCTGCCGGTTCCGCTGCACCTTCTGCGGCGTGGCGGCGATGTTCGGCGGCGCCACCGCGCTGCCCACCGCGGCGCGGCTGGAGCGTGAGTTGCGCTACCTGAAAGAGGAACTGGGCGCCGATTCGATCCAGTTCTTCGACCACAACTTCTTCGACCGCGAGGCGGAGATGATCCCGTTGCTGGAAGTCATGGCCAAGCTGGAGATGCCATGGTGGTGCTACGCGCGCGCCGACGCGTTGCTCAACCTGTCCGAGAGCACCTGGACGCTGGTGCGCAAGAGCCGGCTGCGCATGGCCTACATCGGCGCCGAATCGCCGAGCGGGGCGATGCTCAAGGAAATCCGCAAGGGCACGCGTCCGGACCAGACCCTCGAGGTGGCCGAGCTGTGCCGGCGCAACGGGGTGATTCCGGAGCTGTCGTTCATGGTCGCGCCGCCGCAGGACACCGTGCACGCGACCGAGCAGACCTTCGAGTTCATTCGCGAACTCAAGCAGATCAATCCGCAGTCGGAAATCATCGTTTACGTGTACACGCCGCTGCCGGAAGCCAGCCGCCACGAGAAGGACCGCGGCAAGCGCGCATCGATGCCGCTGCGCGACCTGCACGGCGCGCCGGTGGAGTTCCCGCGCACGCCGGAGGAGTGGACCCAGCCGCAATGGGTGGACTACGCCTGCCATGCCGACGCGCCCTGGCTCGACGACGCGCTGCGCCAGCGCATCCGCGACTTCGTCACCGTGCTGGGCTGCCGCTATCCCACCGCGCAGGACCTGCGTTCGCCGCGCTGGGCCAAGCGCGGCCTGAGCGCGATGGCGGCGTGGCGCTACCGCTACCGGCGCTACGACCGACCGTGGGAGCTGAACCTGGCCAATTGGCTGGTGCGCCTGCGCCGGCCGCAGGTCTCCGGCATCTAG
- a CDS encoding O-antigen translocase, translated as MNVLRSGVYSGAATAAKLLAALLVLKLVAVYAGPAGVARLGQFTSLMSLLAVLAGGGIGAGIVKYVAEYRDDAQKLARLLGAALGYACCAACVMGVVALLFSRQIAQRLLGDPQYQSLICVLAVAQLGIALVNYILAVVNGFMDVRRLAFIQVAGSVLSVLVVLWLSRWLQLYGALLALVAGQVLWLCAGLPALRRSPYFRRDMLRIRFDAEMTRRLAAFSVMTLTSALLPLLVNIGVRDHLADTFGWQQVGYWQAVSKVSEAYLLFFTTAINVYYLPKLAALRDRAGLLLELRTAYRYVLPAVIALAAAIYLCRDWLTRLLFAADFAAAAPLYAPQLVGDVIKIASFVLSYLMLAKAMTRLFVISECVFAASYLGLVYLFTARMGLIGAAYAFAVNYALYLAFNVVVVRRYLGGLR; from the coding sequence ATGAACGTGCTGCGCAGCGGCGTGTACAGCGGGGCGGCCACCGCGGCCAAGCTGCTGGCCGCGTTGCTGGTGCTCAAGCTGGTCGCGGTCTATGCCGGGCCGGCCGGCGTGGCCCGGCTCGGCCAGTTCACCAGCCTGATGTCGCTGCTGGCGGTGCTGGCCGGCGGCGGCATCGGCGCGGGCATCGTCAAGTACGTGGCCGAGTACCGCGACGATGCGCAGAAACTGGCGCGGCTGCTCGGCGCGGCGCTGGGCTATGCCTGCTGCGCCGCCTGCGTGATGGGGGTGGTCGCGCTGCTGTTCAGCCGCCAGATCGCGCAGCGCCTGCTCGGCGATCCGCAGTACCAGAGCCTGATCTGCGTGCTGGCCGTGGCCCAGCTCGGCATCGCCCTGGTCAACTACATCCTGGCCGTGGTCAACGGCTTCATGGACGTGCGCCGGCTGGCCTTCATCCAGGTCGCCGGCTCGGTGCTCAGCGTGCTGGTGGTGCTGTGGCTGTCGCGCTGGCTGCAGCTGTATGGCGCGCTGCTGGCGCTGGTGGCCGGGCAGGTGCTGTGGCTGTGCGCCGGGCTGCCGGCGCTGCGGCGCAGCCCGTACTTCCGCCGCGACATGCTGCGCATCCGCTTCGATGCGGAAATGACCCGGCGCCTGGCCGCGTTCTCGGTGATGACCCTGACCTCGGCGCTGCTGCCGCTGCTGGTCAACATCGGCGTGCGCGACCATCTGGCCGACACCTTCGGCTGGCAGCAGGTCGGCTACTGGCAGGCGGTGAGCAAGGTCTCCGAGGCCTATCTGCTGTTCTTCACCACGGCGATCAACGTCTATTACCTGCCCAAGCTGGCCGCGTTGCGCGATCGCGCCGGGCTGCTGCTGGAATTGCGCACCGCCTACCGCTACGTGCTGCCGGCGGTGATCGCATTGGCCGCGGCGATCTACCTGTGCCGGGATTGGCTCACGCGGCTGCTGTTCGCCGCCGACTTCGCCGCCGCCGCGCCGCTGTACGCGCCGCAGCTGGTCGGCGACGTGATCAAGATCGCTTCGTTCGTGCTGTCGTACCTGATGCTGGCCAAGGCGATGACGCGGCTGTTCGTGATCTCCGAATGCGTGTTCGCCGCCAGCTATCTGGGGCTGGTCTATCTGTTCACCGCGCGCATGGGCCTGATCGGGGCGGCATACGCGTTCGCGGTCAACTATGCGCTGTACCTGGCGTTCAACGTCGTGGTGGTGCGGCGCTATCTGGGAGGGTTGCGCTGA
- a CDS encoding amidohydrolase family protein — protein MRALSAAAEVCLHGSRLATPAGALRASLALRGARIAAAPATAAYRIALHGHLVFPGLINAHEHLQVNAVPPLPQTAPFANSYAWIEAFAAHFRDPAVAAALRLPKALRLRHGALKNLLAGVTCVAHHDPWHAELDAADFPVALLREFGWSYALHGPDYGPPLAQSFSATAADRPWMIHLAEGTDAIAAGELAELDRRGCLAANSVLIHGVGLSAADIERVLACGAAVVWCPSSNLALLGRTLDPRRLYAGGRLALGSDSRLSGARDLLEELQVAAANGLDAGQALALATTAAARILRLPGRGSLAVGSAADLLIVGDRGGDPAHSLVGRARSELRAVVRDGRPRIADPDFADWFEATGVAAVPVTLDGVPKLLAAELADPALLALEPGLELQGDALRTAEPSALQARRA, from the coding sequence ATGCGCGCGCTTTCCGCTGCCGCCGAAGTCTGCCTGCACGGCTCGCGCCTGGCCACGCCGGCCGGCGCGCTGCGCGCGTCCCTGGCGTTGCGCGGCGCGCGCATCGCCGCCGCGCCGGCCACTGCGGCGTACCGGATCGCGCTGCACGGGCACCTGGTGTTTCCGGGGCTGATCAATGCGCACGAGCACCTGCAGGTCAACGCGGTGCCGCCGCTGCCGCAGACCGCGCCGTTCGCCAACAGCTACGCGTGGATCGAGGCATTCGCTGCGCATTTCCGCGATCCCGCCGTCGCCGCCGCGCTGCGGCTGCCCAAGGCGCTGCGCCTGCGCCACGGCGCGCTGAAGAATCTGCTCGCCGGCGTCACCTGTGTCGCCCACCACGATCCGTGGCATGCCGAACTGGACGCGGCGGACTTCCCGGTCGCGCTGCTGCGCGAGTTCGGCTGGAGCTACGCCTTGCATGGACCCGACTACGGCCCGCCGCTGGCGCAGAGCTTCTCCGCGACCGCCGCCGACCGTCCGTGGATGATCCACCTGGCCGAGGGCACCGATGCGATCGCCGCCGGCGAACTGGCCGAACTGGACCGGCGCGGCTGCCTGGCCGCCAACAGCGTGCTGATCCACGGCGTGGGCCTGAGCGCGGCCGACATCGAGCGCGTGCTCGCCTGCGGCGCCGCCGTGGTGTGGTGCCCGTCGAGCAACCTGGCGCTGTTGGGGCGCACGCTGGATCCACGCCGGCTGTACGCGGGCGGGCGCCTGGCGCTGGGCAGCGATTCGCGCCTGAGCGGCGCGCGCGACCTGCTCGAGGAACTGCAGGTGGCCGCCGCCAACGGGCTGGATGCCGGGCAGGCGCTGGCGCTGGCGACTACCGCCGCCGCGCGCATCCTGCGCCTCCCCGGACGCGGCAGTCTCGCGGTCGGCAGCGCCGCGGATCTGCTGATCGTCGGCGACCGCGGCGGCGACCCGGCGCATAGCCTGGTCGGCCGTGCACGCAGCGAACTGCGCGCGGTGGTACGCGACGGGCGCCCGCGCATCGCCGATCCCGATTTCGCCGACTGGTTCGAGGCCACCGGCGTGGCGGCGGTGCCGGTGACGCTGGACGGCGTGCCGAAGCTGCTGGCCGCGGAGCTGGCCGACCCCGCATTGCTCGCGCTCGAACCCGGGCTGGAGCTGCAGGGCGATGCGCTTCGCACGGCCGAGCCGTCCGCCCTGCAGGCACGCCGCGCATGA